A single region of the Pontimicrobium sp. SW4 genome encodes:
- a CDS encoding methyltransferase domain-containing protein yields MRLHRNLCFAVIDGLIQIFNEGDYADKVVQHLLKRDKRWGSRDRGFVAETTYEIVRWKRLYAEIADVKEPFSRDDVWRLFAVWATLKGISLPDWKYFENTPTRKIKGRFDELSKIRKFKESIPDWMDELGIKELGESKWTKELAAQNLQAEVVLRVNTLKTNKKDLQLKLQSEDIETEFLPNHPSALKLIQRTNVFKTEAFKDGWFEVQDASSQLVADFLDVKPGMKVVDTCAGAGGKTLHLASLMENKGQIIAMDIYESKLKKLKIRARRNGVHNIEMKVIDSTKPIKKLYNKADRILIDAPCSGLGVLRRNPDAKWKLEPEFIDNIKQTQQQVLQQYSKMLKPGGKMVYATCSILPSENQKQVDEFLVSESGKDFTFVKDKKVFAHESGYDGFYMALLERKK; encoded by the coding sequence ATGCGTTTACACAGAAATTTATGTTTTGCCGTTATTGATGGACTTATTCAAATATTCAACGAAGGAGATTATGCTGATAAAGTAGTCCAACATCTTTTAAAACGTGACAAGCGTTGGGGAAGTCGTGATCGTGGATTTGTTGCAGAAACCACATATGAAATTGTTCGATGGAAACGCTTATATGCTGAAATTGCTGATGTAAAAGAACCTTTTAGTCGTGATGATGTATGGCGTTTATTTGCAGTTTGGGCGACGCTAAAAGGAATTAGTCTTCCAGATTGGAAATACTTTGAAAATACACCAACTCGTAAAATTAAAGGGCGTTTTGATGAGCTCTCAAAAATTAGAAAATTCAAAGAATCTATCCCAGATTGGATGGATGAACTGGGAATTAAAGAGCTTGGAGAAAGTAAATGGACTAAAGAACTTGCTGCCCAAAACCTACAAGCTGAAGTTGTTTTACGTGTTAACACACTTAAAACCAATAAAAAAGACTTACAGCTAAAGCTACAATCTGAAGATATTGAAACCGAGTTCTTACCAAATCATCCTTCAGCACTAAAATTGATTCAACGAACTAATGTTTTTAAGACAGAGGCCTTTAAAGATGGGTGGTTTGAAGTTCAAGATGCTTCCTCTCAATTAGTGGCTGATTTTCTAGATGTAAAACCAGGTATGAAAGTTGTTGACACCTGTGCTGGAGCTGGAGGAAAAACACTTCATTTAGCCTCTTTAATGGAAAACAAAGGACAAATTATCGCCATGGATATTTACGAAAGTAAATTGAAAAAACTTAAAATTAGAGCTAGAAGAAATGGTGTTCATAATATTGAAATGAAAGTAATTGACTCCACTAAACCAATTAAAAAGCTCTATAATAAAGCAGATAGGATTTTAATTGATGCTCCTTGTTCTGGTTTAGGGGTTTTACGAAGAAACCCTGATGCCAAATGGAAATTAGAGCCTGAGTTTATTGACAATATAAAGCAAACGCAGCAGCAAGTATTACAACAGTACTCCAAAATGCTGAAACCTGGAGGTAAAATGGTATATGCAACATGTTCAATTCTTCCTTCTGAAAACCAAAAACAGGTTGATGAATTTTTAGTATCGGAATCAGGAAAAGATTTTACATTTGTAAAAGACAAAAAAGTATTCGCCCACGAATCTGGATATGATGGATTCTATATGGCGTTATTAGAAAGAAAAAAATAA
- a CDS encoding oxidoreductase produces MKQIIIVFLLISLFSCKTEEKFIPRDFNSVEIEHILEDSLLSIRAIDVLNDGNLAFAANNNSFGLYNPAKRAWNISKQKQDTLKFSFRSIGHTTTDFFMLTVANPALLYKTTSAGMQLVYREDHENVFYDAMNFWNDNEGIAIGDSIDGCLSIIITRDGGTTWTKLPCDQLPLAEEGEGAFAASNTNIAIVEDKTWVATTAGRIYYSEDKGETWELINTPMISEKDTEGIYSIDFYDELNGFAIGGDYTKPDGNKGNKIKTVDGGKTWQLVADGRTPNYRSCVQYIPNRNGMELVAVGFKGIDFSNDGGETWKTVSNEGFFTIRFIDETTAYAAGSGRISKIVFK; encoded by the coding sequence ATGAAACAAATAATAATTGTATTTCTATTAATCTCTTTGTTTTCTTGTAAAACTGAAGAAAAATTTATTCCTAGAGATTTTAACTCTGTTGAAATTGAGCATATTCTTGAGGATTCGCTTTTAAGTATTCGAGCTATTGATGTTTTAAATGATGGCAATTTAGCTTTTGCAGCCAATAATAATTCTTTTGGACTGTACAATCCAGCTAAAAGAGCCTGGAATATTTCTAAACAAAAACAAGATACACTCAAGTTTAGTTTTAGGTCTATTGGACATACAACTACCGATTTTTTTATGTTAACTGTTGCTAATCCTGCACTATTATATAAAACTACAAGTGCTGGAATGCAATTAGTATATAGGGAAGACCATGAAAATGTATTTTATGATGCTATGAATTTTTGGAATGATAATGAAGGCATCGCAATTGGCGATAGTATAGATGGTTGTTTATCTATAATTATTACACGAGATGGAGGAACAACTTGGACTAAATTACCTTGTGACCAATTACCTCTTGCTGAGGAAGGTGAGGGTGCTTTTGCTGCTAGTAATACTAATATTGCTATTGTTGAAGATAAAACTTGGGTTGCTACAACAGCAGGAAGAATTTATTACTCTGAAGATAAAGGAGAAACATGGGAATTAATAAATACTCCAATGATTAGTGAAAAAGATACTGAAGGTATTTACTCTATAGATTTTTATGATGAACTAAATGGTTTTGCTATTGGTGGTGATTATACAAAGCCAGATGGTAATAAAGGAAACAAAATTAAAACTGTTGATGGTGGAAAAACTTGGCAGTTAGTTGCTGATGGACGAACACCAAATTATAGAAGTTGCGTGCAATACATACCTAATAGAAATGGAATGGAGCTTGTTGCTGTTGGATTTAAAGGAATCGATTTTAGTAATGATGGAGGAGAGACTTGGAAAACTGTTAGTAATGAAGGCTTTTTTACAATAAGGTTTATTGATGAAACAACAGCTTATGCAGCTGGAAGTGGTCGTATTAGTAAGATAGTATTTAAATAA
- a CDS encoding sensor of ECF-type sigma factor: MKKLKNFHEYLINKNLVSKRIIIPFFFFLICLSSFAQGGRKEIQEKIKAQKVAFITDKLDLTSNEAQKFWPVYNAFEDKTNQIRRSELYKIRSAMKKENLTEKEAQDILDKFMAVEDKMHNAKQQLIKDLKKVIPAQKIIKLKSAEDAFNRKLMESYRKRHSQRSKNRP; the protein is encoded by the coding sequence ATGAAAAAACTGAAAAATTTTCACGAATACTTAATCAATAAGAATTTAGTGAGTAAGCGAATAATTATTCCTTTTTTCTTTTTTCTAATTTGCCTTTCTAGTTTTGCACAAGGAGGAAGAAAAGAAATACAGGAAAAAATTAAAGCTCAAAAAGTGGCTTTTATTACCGATAAGTTAGATTTAACTTCAAATGAAGCTCAAAAATTTTGGCCAGTATATAATGCTTTTGAAGATAAAACAAATCAAATACGTAGATCTGAGTTATACAAAATTAGATCTGCTATGAAAAAAGAAAACCTTACAGAAAAAGAAGCTCAAGATATTTTAGATAAATTCATGGCAGTTGAAGATAAAATGCACAATGCCAAACAACAATTAATTAAGGATCTTAAAAAAGTAATTCCTGCGCAAAAAATTATTAAGCTAAAATCTGCTGAAGATGCTTTTAACAGAAAGTTAATGGAGTCTTATAGAAAAAGGCATAGTCAGCGTTCTAAAAATAGACCATAA
- a CDS encoding sigma-70 family RNA polymerase sigma factor, with translation MNNEDLLLSQLKSPSTREKAFRDLIALYKERLYWHIRKIVISHDDTDDVLQNTFVKVFRSIDKFKGDSKLFSWMYRIATNEAITFINKNAKRLQTSNEDIQSKAVNSLTSDVYFDGNDIQLKLQKAIASLPQKQQLVFNMKYFDDLKYKDMSDILETSEGALKASYHIAVKKIEAYLTED, from the coding sequence TTGAATAACGAAGATCTTTTATTATCTCAACTTAAATCACCATCGACAAGAGAGAAAGCCTTTAGAGACTTAATTGCCCTCTACAAAGAGCGTTTATATTGGCATATACGTAAAATTGTAATATCTCATGATGATACTGATGATGTATTACAAAATACTTTTGTTAAAGTATTTAGAAGCATCGATAAGTTTAAAGGAGATAGTAAACTATTTTCATGGATGTATCGTATTGCTACAAACGAAGCCATTACTTTTATAAATAAAAATGCCAAACGTCTACAAACTAGTAATGAAGATATACAATCAAAAGCTGTTAACAGTTTAACTTCTGATGTTTATTTTGATGGTAATGACATTCAATTAAAGCTTCAAAAAGCAATTGCTAGCTTGCCACAAAAACAGCAATTGGTTTTTAATATGAAATACTTTGATGATTTAAAATATAAAGATATGTCTGACATTCTAGAGACTAGTGAAGGTGCTTTAAAAGCATCATACCATATAGCTGTAAAAAAAATTGAAGCATATTTAACTGAAGATTAA
- a CDS encoding ABC transporter ATP-binding protein, translating to MNYFKQILRFAKPYKIYAVLNIISNIFYALFGTLSMISLFPMLKVLFGDTKEVSTKPVWEGIGKITSYGESYLNYFVTEKKAEGNEDVLIFMVILVVSTFLLKNIFSYLAMYFITFLRNGVLKDMRNELYEKITSLPLSFYSEKRKGDTMSRISTDVLEIQHSFLSILELIVREPLMILFTIISMFLISSKLTLFVFVFIPVSGFLISLVGKSLKRKSNKVQKEQGLFLSIVDETLSGLKVIKGFNGEKIFGGKFQESTNRFYKFSNSLLNRQNLAGPTSEFLGITVIAVLLWYGGQMVLTDKSLDPGLFLVYMGLAYNILTPAKAISKASYKVKKGNAAAERVLEILNTESSLKDKPNAIKKEDFANSISLKNVSFKYDEELVLKNFSINVPKGKTVALVGQSGSGKSTIANLVTRFYDVTDGQIIIDGIDIRELTKHSLRNLMGLVTQDSILFNDSVKNNIILGDENASDEQVIDALKIANAWEFIKDLPEGIHTNIGDSGNKLSGGQKQRLSIARAVLKNPPIMILDEATSALDTESERLVQVALENMMKNRTSIVIAHRLSTIQNADEIIVMQKGEIVEQGKHQELLDKKGVYSNLIAMQSFQ from the coding sequence ATGAACTACTTCAAGCAAATATTACGATTTGCAAAACCGTATAAAATTTATGCTGTTTTAAATATTATATCAAACATATTTTATGCGTTGTTTGGAACCTTATCTATGATATCGCTGTTTCCAATGCTAAAAGTACTTTTTGGAGATACTAAAGAAGTATCAACAAAACCTGTTTGGGAAGGCATTGGTAAAATTACTTCTTATGGAGAAAGCTACCTTAACTATTTTGTTACTGAAAAAAAAGCAGAAGGTAATGAAGATGTTTTAATTTTTATGGTGATTTTGGTAGTTAGCACCTTTTTGTTAAAAAATATATTTAGCTATTTGGCAATGTATTTCATTACATTTTTACGAAATGGAGTACTTAAAGATATGAGAAATGAGCTCTATGAAAAAATAACTTCTTTACCCCTATCCTTTTATTCTGAAAAACGAAAAGGTGATACCATGTCTAGAATTTCAACTGATGTTTTAGAAATTCAGCATTCATTTTTATCTATTTTAGAGTTAATTGTTAGAGAACCATTGATGATTTTATTCACAATTATATCAATGTTCTTAATAAGCTCAAAACTTACATTATTTGTTTTCGTTTTTATTCCAGTATCTGGCTTCTTAATCTCTTTAGTAGGAAAATCATTAAAACGAAAATCTAATAAAGTACAAAAAGAACAAGGATTATTCTTATCTATTGTTGATGAAACTCTTTCTGGACTTAAGGTTATTAAGGGATTTAATGGCGAGAAGATATTTGGAGGGAAATTTCAAGAATCTACTAATCGTTTTTATAAATTTTCAAACTCACTTTTAAATAGACAAAATTTAGCTGGTCCAACTAGTGAGTTTTTAGGAATTACCGTTATAGCTGTATTATTATGGTATGGAGGGCAAATGGTATTAACAGATAAATCGCTAGACCCAGGATTATTTTTAGTCTATATGGGACTAGCATATAATATTCTTACGCCAGCAAAAGCAATTAGTAAAGCTAGCTATAAAGTTAAAAAAGGAAATGCTGCAGCTGAGCGTGTTTTAGAAATTTTAAATACTGAATCTAGTTTAAAAGATAAGCCAAATGCTATTAAAAAAGAAGATTTTGCGAATAGTATTTCACTAAAAAACGTATCATTTAAATACGACGAAGAACTAGTCCTTAAAAATTTTAGCATTAATGTTCCTAAAGGAAAAACAGTAGCGCTAGTAGGACAATCTGGAAGTGGAAAAAGTACTATCGCCAACTTGGTGACACGTTTTTATGATGTTACCGATGGACAAATAATAATTGACGGAATAGATATTAGAGAGCTCACAAAACATTCACTAAGAAATCTCATGGGTTTAGTCACTCAAGATTCAATTTTATTTAACGATTCTGTAAAAAACAATATTATTTTGGGTGATGAAAACGCATCAGACGAGCAAGTTATTGATGCCTTAAAAATTGCCAATGCATGGGAATTTATTAAAGACCTTCCGGAAGGTATACATACAAATATTGGAGATTCAGGAAACAAATTATCTGGAGGTCAAAAACAGCGTTTAAGTATAGCAAGAGCAGTTTTAAAAAACCCTCCAATTATGATTCTGGATGAAGCTACCTCAGCACTCGATACCGAAAGTGAGCGTTTAGTACAAGTCGCTCTAGAAAACATGATGAAAAATAGAACATCAATCGTTATTGCGCATCGTTTATCTACCATACAAAATGCTGACGAGATTATAGTAATGCAAAAAGGTGAAATTGTAGAACAAGGCAAACACCAAGAACTTCTTGATAAAAAAGGTGTTTATAGTAATTTAATTGCTATGCAATCCTTTCAATAA
- a CDS encoding phospho-sugar mutase: MIHIEPQILEKVNAWLTSTFDTDTQDEIKELIASKPKQLKESFYKNLEFGTGGMRGVMGVGTNRMNKYTIGKNTQGLSNYLQQSFPNEQLKIAIAYDCRHNSKAFAKIVADVFSANNIKVYLFEDLRPTPELSFTLKHLNCHCGIVLTASHNPPEYNGYKVYWQDGGQIVPPQDAEIIAEINTLDYSEINFNSNESLIQYIGKDIDEVFISASVKNGSFNASEDAKKNLSVVFTSLHGTSITIIPETLKRAGYTNVNLVKEQEVPNGDFPTVDSPNPEEPAALKMALELAKKVDGDIVIGTDPDSDRVGIAVRDLDGELKLLNGNQAMVLMTEFLLKQWKNENKILGKEFIGSTIVSTPMMENLAAHYNVQCKIGLTGFKWIAKMIKDFPQLDFIGGGEESFGFMVGDFVRDKDAVTATLLACEIAAQAKEKGSTLFKELIKLYLEYGFYKECLISITKKGIEGAEQIKQMMINARENPLNQVNGSKVIKIEDYLLSISKNTITGEENNIEIPKSNVLIYYTEDGSKIALRPSGTEPKIKFYISVNATLDNVAAFKATEQHLDAKIDAIIKDMKLN, encoded by the coding sequence ATGATTCATATAGAACCTCAAATTCTAGAAAAAGTAAATGCGTGGTTAACGTCAACTTTTGATACAGATACACAAGATGAAATAAAGGAGTTAATTGCTTCAAAACCAAAACAATTAAAAGAGAGTTTTTATAAAAACTTAGAATTTGGCACTGGTGGAATGCGTGGTGTAATGGGAGTTGGCACCAACCGTATGAATAAATACACTATTGGTAAAAACACACAAGGCTTAAGTAATTATCTACAACAATCGTTTCCAAATGAGCAATTAAAAATTGCTATTGCTTACGATTGTAGGCATAATAGCAAAGCGTTTGCAAAAATTGTAGCTGATGTGTTTTCAGCAAATAATATAAAAGTATATCTATTTGAAGATTTACGCCCTACACCTGAGCTTTCCTTTACTCTAAAACATTTAAATTGCCATTGCGGAATTGTATTGACAGCATCTCATAATCCCCCAGAATATAATGGCTACAAAGTGTATTGGCAAGACGGAGGACAAATAGTACCACCACAAGATGCCGAAATTATTGCTGAAATAAATACACTAGATTATTCTGAAATTAATTTCAATTCTAATGAATCACTTATTCAATATATTGGAAAAGATATAGACGAAGTTTTTATTAGCGCCTCTGTAAAAAATGGAAGTTTTAATGCTTCTGAAGATGCAAAAAAGAACTTAAGTGTAGTATTTACATCGTTGCATGGTACTTCTATTACCATTATTCCAGAAACACTAAAAAGAGCAGGTTATACAAATGTAAATTTAGTAAAAGAGCAAGAAGTGCCTAATGGTGATTTCCCAACAGTAGATTCACCAAATCCTGAAGAACCAGCTGCATTAAAAATGGCATTGGAATTGGCTAAAAAAGTAGATGGAGATATTGTAATTGGTACAGATCCTGATAGTGATAGAGTTGGCATTGCAGTAAGAGATTTAGATGGCGAGTTAAAACTACTTAACGGTAATCAAGCTATGGTCCTAATGACCGAATTCCTTCTAAAACAATGGAAAAATGAAAATAAAATTCTAGGTAAAGAGTTTATTGGGTCTACGATTGTATCTACACCTATGATGGAAAATCTAGCAGCACATTACAATGTACAATGCAAAATTGGACTTACTGGGTTTAAGTGGATTGCAAAAATGATTAAGGATTTTCCTCAATTAGATTTTATTGGAGGTGGAGAAGAAAGCTTTGGTTTTATGGTTGGTGATTTTGTGAGAGATAAAGATGCTGTTACCGCTACGCTTTTGGCTTGCGAAATTGCTGCTCAAGCAAAAGAAAAAGGCAGTACTCTCTTTAAAGAACTTATTAAATTGTATCTAGAATATGGCTTTTATAAAGAGTGTTTAATTTCAATTACTAAAAAAGGAATTGAAGGCGCTGAACAAATTAAACAAATGATGATTAATGCTAGAGAAAATCCTTTAAATCAAGTAAATGGCAGTAAAGTTATAAAAATAGAAGACTATCTATTATCTATTTCAAAAAACACAATAACTGGAGAGGAAAACAATATAGAAATTCCAAAATCCAATGTCCTTATTTATTATACTGAAGATGGAAGTAAGATTGCGCTAAGACCAAGTGGTACAGAACCAAAAATTAAATTTTATATTAGCGTAAATGCTACACTAGACAATGTGGCAGCATTTAAGGCTACGGAACAACATTTGGATGCAAAGATTGATGCTATTATTAAAGATATGAAACTTAATTAA
- a CDS encoding glycosyltransferase family 2 protein, translated as MDISVVIPLLNEKDSLNELHDWIANVMQSNHFLYEIIFIDDGSTDGSWETIETLSKKNNAVKGIRFLKNYGKSQALHAGFLETKGNAIITMDADLQDNPEEIPELYKMIINNGYDLVSGWKKKRYDSVIAKNIPSKLFNWAARKTSGVKLNDFNCGLKAYNKEVVKNINVYGEMHRYIPVLAKNEGFNNIGEKVVQHQARKYGKTKFGMERFINGFLDLISIWFLSKFGKRPMHFFGALGALMFFIGFCFALYLGVDKLFINPTGRLITQRPQFYISLVTMIIGTQFFVAGFLGEIILRNKDDKERYKIDKKMNL; from the coding sequence ATGGATATATCAGTAGTTATTCCACTACTTAACGAGAAAGACTCATTAAACGAATTACATGATTGGATTGCAAATGTTATGCAGTCCAATCATTTTTTGTATGAGATTATTTTTATAGACGATGGTAGTACTGATGGGTCTTGGGAAACAATAGAAACGTTATCAAAAAAAAATAATGCTGTAAAAGGTATTCGATTTTTAAAAAACTACGGAAAATCTCAGGCACTTCATGCAGGTTTCTTAGAAACAAAAGGTAATGCTATAATTACCATGGATGCCGATTTACAAGACAATCCTGAAGAAATTCCAGAGCTCTACAAAATGATAATCAATAATGGTTACGACTTGGTTTCTGGCTGGAAAAAGAAACGTTACGACTCGGTTATAGCAAAAAACATTCCTTCAAAACTTTTTAATTGGGCTGCCAGAAAAACTTCTGGAGTAAAACTAAACGACTTTAATTGTGGTTTAAAAGCTTATAATAAAGAGGTCGTAAAAAATATAAATGTTTATGGTGAAATGCATCGCTACATTCCAGTATTAGCTAAAAATGAAGGTTTTAATAATATAGGTGAAAAAGTAGTACAACATCAAGCACGTAAATACGGTAAAACAAAATTTGGTATGGAACGATTTATTAATGGATTTTTAGATTTAATAAGTATTTGGTTTTTATCTAAATTCGGCAAACGACCAATGCACTTTTTTGGAGCTCTTGGAGCTCTCATGTTTTTTATAGGCTTTTGTTTTGCACTATATTTAGGTGTTGATAAGCTTTTTATTAATCCTACTGGGCGATTAATAACCCAAAGACCTCAGTTTTATATATCCTTAGTCACTATGATTATTGGTACGCAGTTTTTTGTTGCAGGATTTTTAGGTGAAATTATTTTACGCAATAAAGATGACAAAGAGCGATACAAAATTGACAAAAAAATGAATTTATAA
- a CDS encoding DUF4199 domain-containing protein, producing the protein MENSIKSSAINYGLYLGGILSLITVAIWFININLMANMWLGISLLLAIIAFGVVSTAKSKSIQEGFLTFKEAFSSYFITVAIGIAVSLLVSMILFNFIDPEAAKEIQQITVERTISMMEGFGAPAEAIAEAVEKIENQNQYSVVNTLKGLAWACLFQAIIGLIVAAIMKKSNPDA; encoded by the coding sequence ATGGAAAACTCAATTAAATCGAGTGCAATTAATTACGGCCTATATTTAGGTGGTATTTTATCTTTAATTACTGTGGCCATTTGGTTCATAAACATTAACTTAATGGCTAACATGTGGCTTGGTATAAGCTTGTTATTAGCCATAATAGCTTTTGGAGTAGTCTCTACAGCTAAATCTAAAAGTATACAAGAAGGGTTTTTAACTTTCAAAGAAGCCTTCTCGTCATATTTTATTACTGTTGCTATTGGAATTGCTGTCAGCTTATTAGTAAGCATGATTCTTTTTAATTTTATAGATCCAGAAGCTGCAAAAGAAATACAACAAATTACTGTTGAGAGAACAATTAGCATGATGGAAGGATTTGGAGCCCCAGCTGAAGCAATTGCTGAAGCGGTTGAAAAAATTGAAAATCAAAATCAATATAGTGTTGTTAATACTCTTAAGGGATTAGCATGGGCTTGTTTGTTTCAAGCCATAATTGGACTAATTGTAGCTGCAATAATGAAAAAATCTAACCCAGATGCTTAA
- a CDS encoding type B 50S ribosomal protein L31, translated as MKKGIHPENYRLVAFKDMSNDDVFLTKSTADTNETIEVDGVEYPLVKMEISRTSHPYYTGKSKLVDTAGRIDKFKNKYAKFKK; from the coding sequence ATGAAAAAAGGTATACATCCAGAAAATTATAGATTAGTAGCGTTTAAAGATATGTCTAATGACGATGTGTTTTTAACCAAATCTACTGCAGATACTAACGAAACAATAGAGGTTGATGGTGTTGAATATCCATTAGTAAAAATGGAAATTTCAAGAACGTCGCATCCTTATTATACAGGTAAGTCTAAATTAGTTGATACTGCTGGACGTATTGATAAATTTAAAAACAAATACGCGAAATTTAAGAAGTAA
- a CDS encoding GlmU family protein — translation MNYILFDGPSRNKLLPFTYTRPVADIRVGILTIREKWEKYLGYTTSTVTEEYLTEKFPMVELEENIMINASYLPNGELVELIKSLTEKQAIFKDEDVIAFFTKENQDEVNFDEYEAIEFEREILCIENTWDIFSKNGEAIQNDFKLLTNDRKSQPVPKSNNLIEASNIFIEEGAKLEFTTLNASFGPIYIGKNAEIMEGSIIRGPFALCEQATVKLGAKIYGPTTVGPHSKVGGEVNNSVLFGYSNKGHDGFLGNSVLGEWCNLGADTNNSNLKNNYAEVRLWDYETEGFARTGLQFCGLMMGDHSKCGINTMFNTGTVVGVSANIFGSGFPRNFVPSFSWGGNSGFTTYLTKKAFEVAKVVMSRKNVEFTEKDATILEHVFEITKEYRPS, via the coding sequence ATGAACTATATTCTTTTTGATGGTCCTTCTAGAAATAAATTACTGCCATTTACCTATACACGACCAGTTGCAGACATAAGAGTAGGGATTTTAACCATTCGTGAAAAATGGGAAAAATATCTAGGTTATACTACTTCTACTGTTACTGAGGAATATTTAACTGAAAAATTTCCGATGGTAGAACTAGAAGAAAATATCATGATAAATGCGTCTTACTTACCTAATGGAGAGCTTGTAGAACTAATTAAGTCGTTAACAGAAAAGCAAGCCATTTTTAAAGACGAAGATGTTATTGCATTTTTTACTAAAGAAAATCAAGACGAGGTCAATTTTGATGAATACGAGGCTATTGAGTTTGAAAGAGAGATTTTATGTATAGAAAATACTTGGGATATTTTTTCAAAAAATGGAGAAGCAATCCAAAATGATTTTAAACTATTAACCAATGATCGAAAATCACAACCTGTACCAAAAAGTAATAATTTAATTGAGGCTAGCAATATTTTTATTGAAGAAGGAGCAAAATTAGAATTTACAACACTTAACGCAAGTTTTGGCCCAATTTATATTGGCAAAAATGCAGAAATCATGGAAGGGAGTATTATTAGAGGTCCTTTTGCATTATGTGAACAGGCAACTGTTAAACTAGGTGCTAAAATTTATGGGCCTACAACAGTTGGACCACATAGTAAAGTAGGAGGAGAAGTTAATAACTCAGTACTTTTCGGGTATTCTAATAAAGGACATGATGGTTTTTTAGGAAATTCTGTTTTAGGTGAGTGGTGTAATTTAGGAGCAGATACTAACAACTCAAATCTTAAAAATAATTATGCTGAGGTAAGACTTTGGGATTATGAAACCGAAGGCTTTGCCAGAACAGGATTACAGTTTTGTGGATTGATGATGGGAGACCATAGTAAATGTGGTATTAATACCATGTTTAATACAGGAACTGTTGTTGGGGTAAGTGCTAATATTTTTGGAAGTGGCTTTCCGCGTAATTTTGTTCCAAGCTTTAGTTGGGGAGGTAATAGTGGTTTTACTACATACTTAACAAAAAAAGCATTTGAGGTTGCTAAAGTTGTAATGAGTAGAAAGAATGTAGAGTTTACAGAAAAAGATGCGACTATTTTAGAACATGTGTTTGAAATAACAAAAGAATATAGACCTTCATAA